The [Clostridium] celerecrescens 18A genomic sequence CAGTACAGGGAGGTGTAAAGAGCAAGCTCTGCATAAGAATCAGGCGTAATGTCCTTATCATATTTCATTGTTAAATTGGGAACTGCATTTTGAAGCTCTTTTTCAACTTTTAAAATCAGGCGGCCCGCTCTTGTCTCTTCCGGCCCCAAATTAGCATGGCAGAAGCCATCGGTTATGGTCCGGTCCAAATAAACAAGGAAAAGCTTCAGCTTTTTTTCCGCTTCGTCATCCGTCACCCCTTCAAGAAACGGCTCTATCAGCTTATCAATATTACCAAGATAAACCGGATAGCTGGTGATAGAGGGAACGTGGCGGTACAGGATTGTCAAAAACTGCAATACTTCGTCCAGGTCTTTAGGCACCTCAAGCTGTAAAAATTCACAGCCATTTTTTACTGCTTTTTCATAGTCCGGCATCACATATCTGGGACGGTAAGGAGCGTGTCCTTCATCCAGATCGCAGATTGCACCGGTTTCCATGTAATGACGGGTTTTCTCCGGTATGGAGAGCACCTCCAGACTATTTTCCGCCGAATGAGCCAGGGCTACGACTTTCTGCTCATAAGTCAGGTTCTTTGATGTTACAATGTCCAAAATTTTATTCATCCATCCTACCTCTTTCATTTCAAGTCTTATCCAACACAAAAAGGACTTATATCTCTGTTACCCCTGAAATATTCACATTATAGCAATTACTTTTCACTATCTAAAGGACTTATGTCCCTTTTCAAGCAAATATAATACGATTTGTACATTAGTAACATTTTTACATGTAGAATTTTAGTAAAATATACAACAAATATCGTGTGAATTTGTGCATCCTGCGAAAATATATTTCCACAGTTAATAGCTTTAATTGTTTTATAGTTTCATCTTGACTGCAAAAAAGAAGATAATTATCACATTCTTAAACACAAAAAGGAGCGCCTTCGTCCTGGTAAGATAAGGCGCTACTTTAAACAGTAAATTATTGGCCAGTAACTGGAATTTACCCGGCTTCCGGCTCTCTTGTTAAGTAAATTATTCTAATTGAATATACGTATGTCTAATATAAAAAAAGCCCCGGCTGCATAATATTTGTTTCATAACTTCAGCGTAGCCTTATCAGCCTATATAGAGTTTAATAATTAAATGAAGTTGTCCAAAAGTTCGATTCATTAACATAATACCATTTTAGTACCGCAAGACAAAAAGAAAAAGCCGAACCCCTTATAATCAAAGGGCTCGGCTCTCAATTTTTAATTATTCAACGATAGTAGCAACTCTACCTGAACCTACTGTACGGCCGCCTTCACGGATAGCGAAACGAAGACCCTGCTCCATAGCTACCGGATGAATCAGCTCTACAGACATTTCTACGTTATCTCCAGGCATACACATCTCTGTACCAGCTGGTAAATCGCAAACGCCGGTAACGTCAGTTGTTCTGAAGTAGAACTGAGGTCTATAGTTGTTGAAGAAAGGAGTATGACGTCCACCTTCATCTTTTGTTAAAACGTAAACCTGAGCGGTAAACTTCTTGTGGCACTTTACAGAACCTGGCTTAACCAGACACTGACCTCTTTCGATTTCAGTTCTCTGAACACCACGAAGTAATGCACCGATGTTATCACCAGCCTGAGCTTCGTCAAGCAGCTTACGGAACATCTCGATACCGGTTACAACAACCTTACGAGTCTCTTCGTGGATACCAACGATTTCAACTTCATCAGATACGTGTAAGGTACCACGCTCTACTCTACCAGTAGCAACGGTACCACGGCCTGTGATGGAGAAAACGTCCTCAACTGGCATTAAGAATGGCTTGTCTGTTTCACGTACAGGATCTGGAATCCACTCATCTACTGCCTTCATTAATTCAAGAACCTTGTCGCCCCAAGAGCTGGTAGGATCTTCAAGAGCCTTTAAAGCAGAACCCTGGATGATTGGTGTATCATCGCCTGGGAATTCATACTCGTTTAACAGCTCACGGATTTCCATATCTACTAATTCAAGTAATTCTTCATCGTCAACCATATCGCACTTGTTCATGAATACAACGATGTAAGGAACGCCTACCTGACGGGAAAGCAGGATGTGCTCTCTGGTCTGAGCCATAACACCATCGGTAGCAGCTACAACTAAGATAGCGCCGTCCATCTGAGCAGCACCAGTGATCATGTTCTTAACGTAGTCAGCATGTCCTGGGCAGTCAACGTGTGCATAGTGTCTCTTCTCTGTCTCATACTCAACGTGAGAAGTAGAAATTGTGATACCACGCTCTCTCTCTTCTGGAGCCTTATCGATATTCTCGAAAGCTACTGCCTGTCCAGTACCTAATCTTTCATGAAGAGTCTTTGTGATAGCAGCAGTTAAAGTAGTTTTGCCGTGGTCAACGTGACCAATAGTACCGATGTTACAATGGGTTTTGTTTCTTTCAAACTTAGCTTTAGCCATTTTATAACGTCCTCCTTAATTTATGCTCTTTTTGAGCTTAATTTTTATGTTAGGCTGTTTTTTATTATATGCTATTTGTGCACTATTTTCAAGCCTATTTGATGGATTCCAGGCAGTCAAAGACGCCTGAAACCCAGTGGAACCTGTTAGGAATTATTTGCCCTTTTTCTCTGCAAGAACTTTTTCCTGAACACTCTTCGGAACCTGCTCATATTTCTCAAAGAACATAGAGTAGTTACCGCGTCCCTGTGTTTTGGAACGTAAATCTGTAGAATAACCAAACATCTCTGCTAACGGAACGTATGCTTTTACCATCTTTCCGCCGCCGATGTCTTCCATACCTTCGATACGGCCACGACGGGAGTTGATATCACCGATAACATCGCCCATATAATCCTCCGGCATGGTTACTTCTACTTTCATGATCGGCTCAAGAAGAATGGCGCCGCCCTTATTCATAGCATCCTTAAACGCCATGGAACCAGCGATGTGGAATGCCATTTCACTGGAGTCTACCTCATGGTAGGAACCGTCGTATACGTTTGCCTTAACACCCAGTACCGGGAATCCGCCCAGAATACCGGACTTAGTAGCTTCCTCGATACCTTGGCCAACTGCCGGAATGTATTCCTTCGGAATTGCACCGCCGACAACGGAAGACTCGAATTTAAAGGTCTCTTCGC encodes the following:
- the tuf gene encoding elongation factor Tu, whose translation is MAKAKFERNKTHCNIGTIGHVDHGKTTLTAAITKTLHERLGTGQAVAFENIDKAPEERERGITISTSHVEYETEKRHYAHVDCPGHADYVKNMITGAAQMDGAILVVAATDGVMAQTREHILLSRQVGVPYIVVFMNKCDMVDDEELLELVDMEIRELLNEYEFPGDDTPIIQGSALKALEDPTSSWGDKVLELMKAVDEWIPDPVRETDKPFLMPVEDVFSITGRGTVATGRVERGTLHVSDEVEIVGIHEETRKVVVTGIEMFRKLLDEAQAGDNIGALLRGVQRTEIERGQCLVKPGSVKCHKKFTAQVYVLTKDEGGRHTPFFNNYRPQFYFRTTDVTGVCDLPAGTEMCMPGDNVEMSVELIHPVAMEQGLRFAIREGGRTVGSGRVATIVE